A portion of the Penaeus monodon isolate SGIC_2016 chromosome 28, NSTDA_Pmon_1, whole genome shotgun sequence genome contains these proteins:
- the LOC119591580 gene encoding uncharacterized protein LOC119591580 yields MGNSAEPRTFSESDQVFPTQQERLTGNAHLTGLENIQRDGDVVLDSSGKNLNVDVKMVIEPVQVQPKDKTRQLTKTSVTTSLNAEARFRVKMVRGREKMKLVSLTVDSLTPEEVQITRNDMDIDEILISTARETVVNAIDTARIANILSAELENIFQEEDIVQNFDSHPALKFQ; encoded by the exons ATGGGAAATTCCGCTGAACCGCGAACCTTCTCAGA GTCCGACCAGGTCTTCCCGACCCAGCAGGAACGTCTGACCGGCAACGCCCACCTTACCGGCCTCGAGAACATACAGCGCGATGGAGATGTTGTTCTCGATTCTTCCGGCAAGAATCTCAAC GTGGATGTGAAGATGGTGATCGAGCCAGTGCAGGTGCAGCCCAAGGACAAGACGCGGCAACTCACCAAGACCTCCGTCACCACCTCCCTCAACGCTGAGGCCCGATTCAGGGTGAAGATG GTCCGCGGGCGTGAAAAGATGAAGTTGGTGAGCTTGACTGTTGACAGCCTGACCCCTGAAGAGGTTCAGATAACCCGAAATGACATGGACATTGACGAAATTCTCATTTCGACCGCTCGCGAGACG gTGGTGAATGCCATCGACACGGCTCGCATCGCTAACATCCTCTCGGCGGAGCTGGAGAACATCTTCCAGGAGGAAGACATTGTCCAGAACTTCGACAGCCACCCCGCTCTCAAGTTCCAGTAG